The Natrinema salaciae genome contains a region encoding:
- a CDS encoding type II secretion system F family protein: MSLQTDSTGGSGMSASSDALGDRFYPLYDRLFGDDSEFVADVETKLAQARMTDTVELYLSRALGIGCISGLSLWLVGMMLGYGLFAIGLLANEPLIGIPVGYGLLLDIIELIRIPVVILFSGILFGSIGFAIGFGSMVAIPYSRASARKREINMLLTDSVSFMYALSVGGLNQLEIIEAMAQADDTYGEVANEFQSIVKETEYFDIDYRTAIRKQALETPSDDLSQFLTDMLSIVNSGGDMESFLEDKKEKHMRTAKQEQELTLETLELFGEMYMTLSLFPLLLIIIMVVMKMIPDATVTNNMLYMTVYGLIPMIGAGFIVLVSTVKHDEPGDGYLSMRDNNQRTETGQEDGLLSLGLVEQFTGGHSVFDRIKNREGTYETMEVLRKPHIFFRDNPLITLALTVPISLVIVVTAMVNGSAPTSWDGLLDKPIWGTFLYIYLPLYITSVPLAIFREWNVRHRNSVVNKLSEDLRKLSSSNDTGLTLLESLKAVSDTTNGKLAREFEMMHTKVNYGMSLKEALIEFNNKYHIPRLARTTRLITEAQEASNQISDVLRTAARASENHDDIERERKSRTRMQIVIIIMTFMTVLAVIAILKTQFIDTMAGLNAGGGETSGGAAGGPASGANLSENIDVDMLSVLFFHAVTLQAIISGFICGYIRDADLLSGLKYAVGLASIALIGWVLVA; this comes from the coding sequence ATGAGTCTCCAAACGGACAGTACCGGCGGGTCGGGCATGTCGGCCAGCTCCGACGCGCTCGGCGATCGGTTCTATCCGCTGTACGATCGGCTGTTCGGCGACGACAGCGAGTTCGTCGCCGACGTCGAGACGAAACTCGCCCAGGCGCGGATGACCGACACGGTCGAACTCTACCTCTCGCGGGCGCTGGGTATCGGCTGTATCAGCGGCCTGAGCCTCTGGCTGGTCGGGATGATGCTTGGCTACGGGCTCTTCGCGATCGGTCTCCTCGCGAACGAGCCCCTGATCGGGATCCCCGTCGGCTACGGACTGCTCCTCGATATCATCGAGCTGATTCGCATTCCGGTGGTTATCCTCTTCAGCGGCATCCTGTTCGGGTCGATCGGGTTCGCGATCGGCTTCGGCTCGATGGTCGCGATCCCCTACTCGCGCGCCTCGGCCCGCAAGCGCGAGATCAACATGCTGCTAACCGACTCGGTCTCGTTCATGTACGCCCTGTCGGTCGGGGGCCTGAACCAGCTCGAGATCATCGAGGCGATGGCGCAGGCCGACGACACCTACGGCGAGGTCGCAAACGAGTTCCAGAGCATCGTCAAGGAGACCGAGTACTTCGATATCGACTACAGGACGGCGATTCGAAAGCAGGCCCTCGAGACGCCCAGCGACGATCTTTCGCAGTTCCTGACCGACATGCTCTCGATCGTCAACAGCGGCGGCGACATGGAGAGCTTCCTCGAGGACAAGAAGGAGAAACACATGCGAACCGCGAAACAGGAACAGGAGCTCACCCTCGAGACGCTGGAACTCTTCGGGGAGATGTACATGACGCTGTCGCTGTTCCCGCTGTTGCTGATCATCATCATGGTCGTCATGAAGATGATCCCGGACGCGACCGTGACGAACAACATGCTCTACATGACCGTCTACGGGCTCATTCCGATGATCGGCGCCGGGTTCATCGTCCTCGTCTCGACGGTCAAGCACGACGAACCCGGCGACGGCTACCTCTCGATGCGCGATAACAACCAGCGGACCGAGACCGGCCAGGAGGACGGCCTGTTGAGTCTCGGACTCGTCGAGCAGTTCACGGGCGGTCACAGCGTCTTCGACCGGATCAAGAACCGCGAGGGGACCTACGAGACGATGGAAGTCCTGCGGAAGCCACACATCTTCTTCCGGGACAATCCGTTGATCACCCTCGCGCTGACCGTCCCCATCTCGCTGGTCATCGTCGTCACGGCCATGGTCAACGGGTCGGCACCGACCTCGTGGGACGGCCTCCTCGACAAGCCGATCTGGGGGACGTTCCTCTATATCTACCTGCCGCTGTACATCACCTCGGTCCCGCTGGCGATCTTCCGCGAGTGGAACGTCCGCCACCGAAACAGCGTCGTCAACAAGCTCTCGGAGGACCTCCGCAAGCTCTCGAGTTCGAACGATACCGGGCTGACGCTGCTCGAGTCGCTCAAGGCAGTCTCGGACACGACGAACGGTAAGCTCGCCCGCGAGTTCGAGATGATGCATACGAAGGTCAACTACGGGATGAGCCTGAAGGAGGCGCTCATCGAGTTCAATAACAAGTATCACATCCCGCGGCTTGCCCGGACGACCCGCCTGATAACCGAAGCACAGGAGGCTTCGAATCAGATTTCGGACGTGCTCCGGACGGCCGCACGCGCGAGCGAAAACCACGACGACATCGAACGTGAGCGGAAGTCCAGAACCCGGATGCAGATCGTGATCATCATCATGACGTTCATGACGGTGCTGGCCGTGATCGCGATCCTCAAGACGCAGTTCATCGATACGATGGCCGGCCTCAACGCCGGCGGTGGTGAGACCAGCGGCGGGGCCGCCGGCGGTCCGGCGAGCGGGGCGAACCTCAGCGAGAACATCGACGTCGACATGCTGTCGGTGTTGTTCTTCCACGCGGTGACGCTGCAGGCGATCATCTCCGGATTCATCTGCGGCTACATCCGCGACGCAGACCTGCTGAGTGGGCTGAAATACGCGGTCGGCCTCGCGTCGATCGCACTCATCGGCTGGGTACTGGTGGCCTGA
- a CDS encoding DUF7287 family protein, translating to MSRKRTRDRQRGRPRAQRPRTISVSLRERGQTTQDFAVGISIFLLAITFVFAFLPSVVTPFHSSVGGAETAQADRVADLIVHNTSTGTGNEIDFTGSDYAGEEDLSKHLGLRASSDDDTVFDHVNVSVEYLGNGTVIGATDDWTAGDRYDDQSAASSARIVTVENGGGNCDPACRLVVRVW from the coding sequence ATGAGTCGGAAACGAACTCGCGACCGGCAACGGGGACGACCGCGAGCCCAGCGACCCCGAACGATTTCGGTGTCGCTCCGCGAGCGGGGACAGACCACACAGGACTTCGCCGTCGGTATCAGTATTTTCCTGCTCGCGATCACCTTCGTCTTCGCGTTTCTCCCCTCGGTCGTGACGCCGTTCCATTCGTCCGTCGGCGGAGCGGAGACGGCACAGGCGGATCGGGTCGCGGACTTGATCGTGCACAATACGTCGACGGGGACGGGGAACGAGATCGACTTCACCGGCAGCGACTACGCGGGCGAGGAAGATCTCTCGAAGCACCTGGGGCTTCGGGCGAGCAGCGACGACGACACGGTCTTCGATCACGTGAACGTGAGCGTCGAATACCTCGGTAACGGTACCGTGATCGGCGCCACCGACGACTGGACCGCCGGGGACAGATACGACGACCAGTCCGCAGCCAGTTCGGCACGAATCGTGACGGTCGAAAACGGAGGCGGCAACTGCGATCCCGCCTGCCGACTCGTCGTGAGGGTGTGGTGA
- a CDS encoding DUF7288 family protein, with amino-acid sequence MSGPDTTRTIGTDRGQAYTLEGFIGAMVVLLAVLFALQSSVIVPTTGGLADRSVQAQIQQEAQDALIVSNHDGNLSETVRNWDGDGGFEGAAQPPAPDEDAETYSTDQFANESELGLVLKERFGENGWNYNVELHPETGKRTTLVYQGSPPSSALSASYTIALYANQTVTSEWSDAELHEVDPNQRTIKYANSGDTLLYNVVEVRVILW; translated from the coding sequence ATGTCCGGACCAGATACCACACGAACGATCGGAACCGACCGCGGACAGGCGTACACGCTCGAGGGATTCATCGGTGCGATGGTCGTCCTATTGGCCGTCCTCTTTGCGCTCCAGTCGTCAGTGATCGTGCCGACGACGGGCGGGCTGGCCGACCGGTCGGTTCAGGCCCAGATCCAGCAGGAGGCACAGGACGCACTGATCGTCAGCAATCACGACGGAAACCTCTCCGAAACGGTCCGAAACTGGGACGGGGACGGTGGGTTCGAGGGTGCCGCACAACCGCCAGCGCCCGACGAAGACGCCGAGACGTACTCCACGGACCAGTTCGCGAACGAGTCCGAACTCGGCCTCGTTCTGAAAGAACGGTTCGGCGAAAACGGGTGGAACTACAACGTCGAACTCCACCCGGAGACAGGCAAGCGAACGACGCTCGTGTATCAGGGCAGCCCTCCATCCAGTGCGCTGTCGGCGAGTTACACGATCGCGCTCTACGCCAATCAGACCGTGACATCGGAGTGGTCGGACGCGGAACTCCACGAGGTCGACCCCAACCAGCGCACGATCAAGTACGCGAACAGCGGCGATACGCTGCTCTACAACGTCGTCGAAGTTAGGGTGATCCTATGGTGA
- a CDS encoding DUF7266 family protein, with the protein MERGSDRDRAISITVTHVLTIGITTILIAVLVTSAGTMLETETNRSGDAALETVGERIADEVGNVDQIAGENDDDVMMTTDHPRTLVNSQYTVELRKQCDAPLLDGTTDCVRLTARDTDAVAHVPVKTDADIRSSSASGGPIEIVYENGEIWIREGVQ; encoded by the coding sequence ATCGAGCGTGGCTCCGACCGAGATCGAGCGATCTCGATCACGGTCACACACGTCCTGACCATCGGTATCACGACGATCCTCATCGCCGTACTGGTGACGAGCGCCGGGACGATGCTCGAGACGGAGACGAACCGCAGCGGCGACGCGGCGCTCGAGACGGTCGGCGAGCGGATCGCCGACGAGGTCGGAAACGTCGACCAGATCGCTGGAGAAAACGACGACGACGTGATGATGACGACCGACCATCCGCGGACCCTCGTGAACTCGCAGTACACCGTCGAACTACGGAAACAGTGTGACGCGCCGTTGCTCGACGGAACGACCGACTGCGTCAGACTGACGGCACGCGATACCGACGCCGTCGCCCACGTTCCGGTCAAGACCGACGCCGACATTCGGAGCAGTTCGGCGTCCGGCGGTCCCATCGAGATCGTCTACGAGAACGGCGAGATCTGGATCAGGGAGGGTGTCCAATGA
- a CDS encoding DUF7289 family protein, whose translation MRRTRPRPGPATQGRRRDRAVSDVLAFILVFAIILSSVAILSTFGLQAMTDYQENEQLRNAERAMEALTVNFNDVVRSDGIDQRYGELALREGTVRTNDTGTQLNISIDGVGGGDPIGTTGSGEFDGYGNGTTADLGEFTYTAEGSQIAYEGGGLVRKEQSASWSRVLKRPQLRCNDETAVVSLVVVSSDYGSIQSSDGLGFTMSVENRSSAVYTGADSVSIAVVDSPYEEAWQSTLESGDWSWDGSTDTGTCDVGSSGRVVVTLVEVDIDY comes from the coding sequence ATGAGACGGACGCGACCCCGGCCAGGACCGGCGACCCAGGGACGACGGCGTGATCGCGCGGTCTCCGACGTGCTCGCGTTCATCCTCGTATTCGCGATCATCCTGAGTTCCGTCGCCATCCTGTCGACGTTTGGCCTGCAAGCGATGACTGACTATCAGGAGAACGAACAGTTACGGAACGCCGAACGGGCGATGGAGGCGCTTACCGTGAACTTCAACGACGTCGTGCGATCCGACGGTATCGACCAGCGCTACGGCGAACTCGCGCTTCGGGAGGGGACGGTCAGGACCAACGATACCGGGACCCAACTCAATATCTCGATCGATGGCGTCGGTGGCGGCGATCCGATCGGCACGACCGGCAGCGGAGAGTTCGACGGCTACGGAAACGGGACGACGGCCGATCTCGGTGAGTTCACGTACACCGCCGAGGGGAGTCAGATTGCGTACGAAGGCGGCGGTCTCGTCCGGAAAGAACAGTCGGCGTCCTGGAGCCGCGTCCTCAAACGGCCACAGCTCCGGTGCAACGACGAGACGGCGGTCGTGTCACTCGTCGTCGTCTCGTCGGACTACGGCTCGATACAGAGCAGCGACGGACTCGGCTTCACGATGTCCGTCGAAAATCGCAGTAGCGCGGTATACACCGGCGCGGATAGCGTGTCGATAGCCGTCGTAGACTCGCCGTACGAGGAGGCCTGGCAGTCGACGCTCGAGAGCGGCGACTGGAGCTGGGACGGATCGACGGACACGGGTACGTGTGACGTCGGCAGCTCCGGACGAGTCGTCGTCACCCTCGTCGAAGTCGATATCGACTACTGA
- a CDS encoding CheR family methyltransferase has product MIGNGTGDSGTGRDDVGDGDDETFDDLLAFVEDELAFATSHYNDSYLDRRVSSRMRRTQNDTYASYFELLRTDPDEQEALLEALSINVTGFFRNPDVWAGIRTVLRKLSATNTTVRVWSAACADGREPYSLAMLAHADPEIDESNVYVLGTDISKPALETARAGVYEESRTIDLDDQLTFLDDYHRYVDVDGRTYRISDHIRRKVRFQRHDLINDEPKSGFDLVTCRNLFIYIDNEYKQPMLETIARSLRPNGYLVIGKAETIPPNLQSAFAVREARLRIYQRELTGPADGPIDRRTNSSPES; this is encoded by the coding sequence GTGATCGGCAACGGGACCGGTGATTCCGGGACCGGTCGCGACGACGTCGGAGACGGGGACGACGAGACCTTCGACGACCTCCTCGCGTTCGTCGAGGACGAGTTGGCGTTCGCGACGAGCCACTACAACGACAGCTATCTCGACCGGCGCGTCTCCTCGCGGATGCGCCGTACCCAGAACGATACCTACGCCTCGTACTTCGAACTGCTGCGGACCGATCCGGACGAACAGGAGGCGCTGCTCGAGGCGCTGAGCATCAACGTCACGGGCTTCTTTCGCAACCCCGACGTCTGGGCCGGCATTCGAACCGTCCTTCGCAAGCTGTCCGCGACCAACACGACCGTTCGCGTCTGGAGCGCCGCGTGTGCCGACGGCCGGGAGCCGTACTCGCTGGCGATGCTGGCCCACGCCGATCCGGAGATCGACGAGTCGAACGTCTACGTCCTCGGGACTGACATCTCCAAACCGGCGCTCGAGACCGCTCGGGCGGGCGTCTACGAGGAATCGCGCACCATCGATCTGGACGACCAGCTCACCTTTCTCGACGACTACCACCGATACGTCGACGTCGACGGACGCACCTACCGGATCAGCGATCACATCCGGCGAAAGGTTCGCTTTCAGCGCCACGACCTGATCAACGACGAGCCGAAGTCGGGGTTCGACCTCGTCACCTGTCGCAATCTGTTCATATACATCGACAACGAGTACAAACAGCCCATGCTCGAGACGATCGCCCGGTCGCTCCGACCGAACGGCTACCTCGTCATCGGAAAGGCCGAGACGATCCCCCCGAACCTCCAGTCCGCCTTCGCCGTCCGCGAGGCCCGCCTCCGAATCTACCAGCGTGAACTCACGGGCCCGGCGGACGGACCGATCGACCGACGGACGAACTCGAGTCCCGAATCGTAA
- a CDS encoding chemotaxis protein CheD: MKTYGTEPGVPTPVQVGISELIVTEGDDTLKSYGLGSCLAIALYDPNTGIGGLAHVMLPDGDAADNSDRKPGKYADTAIRALLRRMVEQGANYTTVESKIAGGSDMFEFESFGDGVGQRNIEAAKAELEKLGVPLEAEDVGGEYGRTVEFTPGTGTLTVKTSNGDNGVTEL; encoded by the coding sequence ATGAAAACCTACGGAACCGAACCAGGTGTACCGACGCCGGTTCAGGTCGGCATCTCCGAACTGATCGTCACCGAGGGAGACGATACGCTCAAGTCCTACGGCCTCGGCTCGTGTCTCGCGATCGCGCTGTACGATCCGAACACGGGGATCGGCGGGTTAGCGCACGTCATGTTACCCGACGGCGACGCTGCGGACAACAGCGACCGCAAGCCCGGCAAGTACGCCGATACGGCGATCCGAGCGCTCCTTCGCCGGATGGTCGAACAGGGGGCCAACTACACCACCGTCGAATCGAAGATCGCCGGTGGAAGCGACATGTTCGAGTTCGAGAGCTTCGGTGACGGCGTCGGCCAGCGCAACATCGAGGCCGCCAAAGCGGAACTCGAGAAACTCGGCGTTCCGCTCGAGGCCGAAGACGTCGGCGGCGAGTACGGTCGAACCGTCGAGTTCACGCCCGGAACGGGGACGCTGACCGTGAAAACCTCCAACGGCGACAACGGAGTGACGGAGCTGTGA
- a CDS encoding chemotaxis protein CheC — protein MKLDVNALGTFYRMAREGAGLAAGRLTHMLGVETQVGVTKLNFMRGQEIRRDFEDSTDKVGVRVKLTGGIEGYSVVVFDRENALRIVETLLAEAGPDANVETDVGEIDAFDEMTESATTEVGHIMNSGFIDGWADVLETVIDVSTPEFVEGESAEPFFGEIDEAPADDDLALLFQSRIETVGTEVGFSHYLFPKRESMAKLLERLRTSDGIEYDKLDGFDRMAERGAEEVAKTATTLTGIDTNVEIRRLNFVSLEAIPEQVANEKLVGVAFEFDGMPSGYLLFLFDEESAHEIVDAMVPMEVEEDGFGEMGTSAIKELGNIMASGFLDGWANVLDTTIDHSTPEFIHDIGAAAVDPVIIQLGENQDFAFVFDTVVVADGREFDCEVYAIPDESDLERALNNLDVDRIEETPTTAEFQEVDNA, from the coding sequence ATGAAACTCGACGTCAACGCACTCGGCACGTTCTACCGGATGGCTCGAGAGGGCGCCGGACTGGCGGCGGGCCGACTCACGCATATGCTGGGCGTCGAGACGCAGGTCGGTGTGACGAAACTCAACTTCATGCGCGGTCAGGAGATCCGGCGCGATTTCGAGGACTCGACCGACAAGGTCGGCGTCCGAGTCAAGCTGACCGGCGGAATCGAGGGGTATTCGGTCGTCGTCTTCGACCGCGAGAACGCGCTGCGGATCGTCGAAACCCTGCTCGCCGAGGCGGGTCCCGACGCAAACGTCGAGACCGATGTCGGCGAAATCGACGCCTTCGACGAGATGACCGAAAGCGCCACCACGGAGGTCGGCCACATCATGAACAGCGGTTTCATCGATGGCTGGGCCGACGTCCTGGAGACGGTCATCGACGTCTCGACGCCGGAGTTCGTCGAAGGCGAGTCCGCCGAACCGTTCTTCGGCGAGATCGACGAGGCACCGGCCGACGACGACCTCGCCTTGCTCTTCCAGAGCCGTATCGAGACCGTCGGCACCGAGGTCGGGTTCAGCCACTACCTCTTTCCGAAACGCGAGTCGATGGCGAAACTCCTCGAACGGCTGCGCACCAGCGACGGTATCGAGTACGACAAGCTCGACGGCTTCGACCGGATGGCCGAGCGCGGTGCCGAGGAGGTCGCCAAGACGGCCACGACGTTGACGGGGATCGACACCAACGTCGAGATCCGTCGCCTGAACTTCGTCTCGCTCGAGGCGATTCCCGAGCAGGTAGCCAACGAGAAACTCGTCGGGGTCGCCTTCGAGTTCGACGGCATGCCGAGTGGCTATCTGCTCTTTCTCTTCGACGAGGAGTCGGCCCACGAGATCGTCGACGCGATGGTACCCATGGAGGTCGAGGAGGACGGCTTCGGCGAGATGGGAACGAGCGCGATCAAGGAACTCGGCAACATCATGGCCAGCGGGTTCCTCGACGGCTGGGCGAACGTCCTCGACACGACGATCGACCACTCGACGCCGGAGTTCATCCACGACATCGGCGCGGCGGCCGTCGACCCGGTCATCATCCAGCTCGGGGAGAATCAGGACTTCGCGTTCGTCTTCGATACGGTCGTCGTCGCCGACGGCCGCGAGTTCGACTGTGAAGTGTACGCGATCCCTGACGAATCGGACCTCGAGCGGGCGCTGAACAACCTCGACGTCGATCGGATCGAGGAGACCCCGACGACGGCGGAGTTCCAGGAAGTCGATAACGCATGA
- a CDS encoding chemotaxis protein CheC, translating into MTMMVDIRKLSFINEMAKVGTNGVADNMSKLTGEDAQMEVTKTNFIDVDDIESQLDSGKRVGVRVRLLDPPHGHILILFPEASAKKITAIMLRDVVDDMGDVSGKMARSAVEEMGNMMASGFIDGWADVLGRAIDIAAPQLVYAPTGDIVTRTASLGGDDLALFFDSDLSVPSYQIEAEIYAFPDLEEFVEMVNGIEVQPA; encoded by the coding sequence ATGACGATGATGGTCGATATACGAAAGCTGAGCTTCATAAACGAAATGGCGAAGGTCGGGACGAACGGCGTCGCCGACAACATGAGTAAGCTGACCGGCGAGGACGCCCAGATGGAGGTGACCAAGACCAACTTCATCGACGTCGACGACATCGAGTCACAGCTCGACAGCGGGAAGCGGGTCGGCGTTCGGGTTCGGCTCCTGGACCCACCGCACGGGCACATCCTCATCCTCTTCCCCGAGGCGAGCGCGAAGAAGATCACGGCGATCATGCTTCGCGACGTCGTCGACGACATGGGCGACGTCTCCGGGAAGATGGCCCGCAGTGCCGTCGAGGAGATGGGCAATATGATGGCCAGCGGCTTCATCGACGGCTGGGCCGACGTGCTCGGACGTGCGATCGATATCGCCGCCCCACAGCTCGTCTACGCCCCCACGGGTGACATCGTTACCCGAACGGCCAGCCTCGGCGGCGACGACCTCGCGCTGTTCTTCGATTCCGACCTGTCGGTTCCCAGCTACCAGATCGAAGCCGAAATCTACGCCTTCCCCGACCTCGAAGAGTTCGTGGAGATGGTCAACGGCATCGAAGTCCAACCCGCATGA